In Blastococcus saxobsidens DD2, the genomic stretch CCATATCGGCATCTTGTTCGATCGAACCCGATTCGCGAAGGTCGGAAAGCATTGGCTTTTTGTCCTGTCGCTGTTCTGAGCCACGATTAAGCTGACTCATCGCAATGACCGGAACTTCCAATTCCTTGGCGAGAAGCTTCAATGCACGGGAGAATTCCGAGACCTCCTGCTGGCGGCTCTCGACGCGCTTCCCCGACGTCATCAGCTGGAGGTAGTCGATGACCACGAGCTTGAGGTCGTTGCGTTGCTTGAGCCGCCGAGCCTTGGCCCGGATCTCCATCATGGTCATGTTCGGCGAGTCGTCGATGTAGAGCGGCGCGTCGGCCACCTCGCCCATCCGGCGGGCCAACTTCGCCCAGTCCTCGTCGGACAAGGTACCGGCGCGCATGTGGTGCAGCGGCACCTTCGCCTCGGCCGAGAGCAGACGCATGGTGATCTCGTGCTTGCTCATTTCTAGCGAGAAGATGACGGCCGGCATCTGGTGCTTCACCGTGGCCGACCGCGCGATGTCCAGTCCCAGCGTGGAGTTGTGGGTGGGGATGAAGCTCCGCCCCGCCAGGAACAGCGAATCCGGGGCATCGACCTGGATGCACCGCACCGGCACGCTGTCGATCGGCCGGACGTCGGTGATGAACCTGACCCCGCGCGCCGTGAAGGTGCGCGCACCTCGCTCCTTGTGGAGCAGCTTCTTGCGCTCCAGCCGGAACACCTCGTCGTCCGTGCTGAAGCTCAGCGTGTAGCAGGTCGACGATTCCTCGCTGCGGCCACGGACACGCTGGGTAGTCATGCGCACCCGGTGGCCGAGACTCGCGATGAGTTCCCGCGTGTCCTCGGCCAGTCGCCGGCTGGTGACCGCGAACTGCACGACGCCGTTGGGAGCGACCGTGCCGTCGGTGTCCAGCAGCCCGGCGAGCAGCGCCCTCCGCTGCGCGATCGACGCCCGCAGGTATCGGACGGGGATGTGCTTGTCGCCCAGCACTCCCAGACCACGCAGTAGGGCCGTGACGGTGCCGTGGAAGGCCCGGCACGTCCTGCACTGCACGAGCCCCGAGGACGGCCCGCCGCAGTCGGCGCAGGTCGCCTGGCGCCCCCAACCGCCGCTGGCGCGCAGACCGGCCCCGCACCTGTCGCCGCAGGTCTGCACCTGCGACGTCCGCGGCAGGAAGTGCTCGCCGCACAAGGGACAGGTTCGCGAGTCGGCCGTGATCCGGGCAGGCAGCCGCAACGCGTACCGGCGATACGTCCCCGTCGCCTGCGCGACCAGGCCATCACTCTCGATGTAGACGGCGATCTCGGGGTCCGCACTGGTGAAGTGCGCCGATACGGACGTGCCGTCGCCGAGCCACACACCGAGCGCGTAGGGAGGCAACGGCAGATCGGCGGGCGACAGATCGAGCGGCTCGGCATTCGTCACCGAGTGGTTGAGCCGGGCGTCCTTGGTGGCGCAGCGAACCGTGCGCGCGATCTCCTCGGTGGTCCGCACCTCCGCGAACGTCCGCTGGTTCCGGTAGCCGTTGTAGCCGGTAGCCGCCGCCTGGGCGGACTTCCGGCTGGCCCGGGTCTCGGTCAGCCACTGGTGCTGGGCGTCGGCGACGATCACCGAACCGTCGGAGAAGTGCACCTCGTAACAGGGCCGGTCGGTCATGACGTCCGTGGCAGCGACGACCGTGGTCGGGCGGCCGTCGGACCCCATGACCTGGTCACCGACTCGGATCTCGCCCATCGTCGTCCAGCCGGACGGCGTGGCGACCGGAGTGTCGAGCGCGAGGGCCTTCCCGACACCGGGCCGGGCCGCGATGACGACCATCTGGCCGGCCTGCAGGCCGTTGGTCAGCTCGTCCAGGTCGCGGATGCCGGTGGGCACACCGCGGGCGGTGCCGCCGCGGGACGCGATGGCGTCCAGCTCGTCCATCGTGGGCTGCAGGACGTCCTCGAGGCGCGAGTAGTCCTCGCTCATTCGCTTCTCGGTGACGTCGTAGATCTCCTGCTGGGCGCGGTCGACGATGTCGTCGACGTCGCCCTTGCCGCCGGCGGCGCCGTACCCGAGCTGCACCACGCGGGTGCCGGCCTCGACCAGGCGGCGCAGCACCGCCTGCTCGGCGACGATCGCCGCGTAGTAGCCGGCGTTGGCCGCCGTCGGCGTCGAGGCGATCAGCGTGTGCAGGTAGACCGCGCCGCCCATCTTCGACAGCTGGTCGGTGCGGTTGAGATCCGCGGCCACGGTGATCGCGTCCGCCGGCTCACCCCGCCCGTAGAGGTCGAGGATGCAGTCGAAGATCACCTGGTGCGCGGGCCGGTAGAAGTCGTTGCCGTGCAAGACCTCCACGACGTCGGCGATCGCGTCCTTGCTCAGCAGCATGCCGCCGAGCACCGACTGCTCCGCCGCGACGTCCTGCGGCGGCTGCCGGTCGTACTCCGGCGCCGTCGGGGACGGTCGGCTGAACTCGTCGGCCACCGCCACGGGGGTACCTCCATCTCCTTGCGGGCGCGCTCGCATCACCACTGCGCGCAGGGGAAGTACGCGAGCTCGGCGGGCGACGCCGGACCGAACGTTCGTTCGATCAGTGCCTACCGGAGGGGACTGACAGTTCCGTCCCGCCGGCGGCCAGGGAGGACGTTAGGAAGCTGCGGCGGGGGAGTCCACCACCGCTGTGCACCCCGATCTGCACAACTTGTGGACAAGTCGGTGGACGGAGGCGTGTCGACATGTGGACAGGTCGGGGGACGCGGAGCAGGCCGGTGCACCGGTGACCCGGCTGACCTGCACGGACGCCGCCCGCGGGGTGTGGACGCACAATTTCCCGAAAAAATTCCGGCCGCATCGCACCACGAGTCACAGCGGTGCGCAGAGGGCGACCGGCGCGGTCCGGGCCCGCTCTGTGGGCGTCGCTCGCCCAGGTGGGTGTGCGGGCAGGACCTCCACGTCCCACGAACGCCCCCAGCTCCACCGCTCGGCCCTCGACGCGCCGCCCGGACCCCGCCCTGACCCGCGACGCGTCTGCACGGCTCAGAACGCCGCGAGGGGCGCCGGACCGCAGTCCGACGCCCCTCGGGGACGATGCGCCACCAGGGCGCGTCAGGCCCTCCTGCAGGGTCCCGCCGCGAGCGTGCGAGCGGTGGGGGCAGGAGGGTCCTCGACTCAGCCGGCGACGACGTCGATCGTCAG encodes the following:
- the dnaB gene encoding replicative DNA helicase → MRARPQGDGGTPVAVADEFSRPSPTAPEYDRQPPQDVAAEQSVLGGMLLSKDAIADVVEVLHGNDFYRPAHQVIFDCILDLYGRGEPADAITVAADLNRTDQLSKMGGAVYLHTLIASTPTAANAGYYAAIVAEQAVLRRLVEAGTRVVQLGYGAAGGKGDVDDIVDRAQQEIYDVTEKRMSEDYSRLEDVLQPTMDELDAIASRGGTARGVPTGIRDLDELTNGLQAGQMVVIAARPGVGKALALDTPVATPSGWTTMGEIRVGDQVMGSDGRPTTVVAATDVMTDRPCYEVHFSDGSVIVADAQHQWLTETRASRKSAQAAATGYNGYRNQRTFAEVRTTEEIARTVRCATKDARLNHSVTNAEPLDLSPADLPLPPYALGVWLGDGTSVSAHFTSADPEIAVYIESDGLVAQATGTYRRYALRLPARITADSRTCPLCGEHFLPRTSQVQTCGDRCGAGLRASGGWGRQATCADCGGPSSGLVQCRTCRAFHGTVTALLRGLGVLGDKHIPVRYLRASIAQRRALLAGLLDTDGTVAPNGVVQFAVTSRRLAEDTRELIASLGHRVRMTTQRVRGRSEESSTCYTLSFSTDDEVFRLERKKLLHKERGARTFTARGVRFITDVRPIDSVPVRCIQVDAPDSLFLAGRSFIPTHNSTLGLDIARSATVKHQMPAVIFSLEMSKHEITMRLLSAEAKVPLHHMRAGTLSDEDWAKLARRMGEVADAPLYIDDSPNMTMMEIRAKARRLKQRNDLKLVVIDYLQLMTSGKRVESRQQEVSEFSRALKLLAKELEVPVIAMSQLNRGSEQRQDKKPMLSDLRESGSIEQDADMVMMIHREDMYEKESPRAGEADIMLVKHRNGPTANVTVAFQGHYSRFVDMAN